The nucleotide sequence CGGGCGCGTGTCGGGGTCACGACGATCATCGTGACAGGCTCCTCGGACACAACCAACCCCTTGATCGTCAAGCGGACGCAAAGATTGCGGCCCCCACCGTGTAGAACGCGTGAAGATCCTGTCCCGTCCGGCCGTCGCGACCCTAGCGTCGAAGCCATGGAGCACTCACAGCCATTGTTCGTCCCCGTCCGCTCGGCCGGCCCGGCGCCGTCACCATGTATCGCCGTCGTCACCGCCCGGCTCCCGGAGGGCGGCCGCGTCGGCCTGGCCTTCACCAGCGTCGAAGCGCTCGCCGCCGCCATGGGCCGCAGTCAGCCGTGGATCCGGCTGAGCCTTGCCGCCGAGCGCGCGCTGCTCGCCCCCCTCGGTGTTTCGCGCATCCAGGTCGACCCGGCCCTCGTCGCGCCCCCGGTGCCGGCGACGACGAGCCGTGCGCTGGCGGGAGCCCGTCATGCGGCGTGAGCTGGACGCCGTTGACCGGGTGATCCTGGGCCAGCTGCTGCGGATCGGGCGGTCCCCGCTGCACATCCTGGCGCGACGGGCCGGGCTGAGCGTCTCGGCGATGTCCGTGCGGGTCCGGCGGCTGGAGGAGGCCGGGGTCATCGCCGGCTTCCGCGCCCAGCTCGACCTCGACGCCGTCGGCCGGCCTCTGCAGGCGGTCGTGCGGGTCGGGCTGGCGCCGGAGACCGAGCGGCCGATCTTCGAGAAGTGGCTCAGCGGCCGCTCGGCGGTGACGGCGGCCTGGCAGCTGGCCGGCGACGCCGACTACGTCGTCCACCTGGCCTGCCGCGACGTCGCCGACCTCGACGACGAGTTGCGCGAGCTGACCGAACACGGCGGCGCCGAGCGGACGCCGACGAGCATGGTGCTGCATGCGGTCCCGGACCTCGGCGAACACCTGACCGACTGACCCTGTCGGTGCCCGGTTCTAGCCTGAGGACCATGGCGTACGCGTTCGAGACCCGGCCGCTCACCGCCGCGACCTGGCCCGACCTCGAGGAGCTGTTCGAGGTCCGGGGCAACGCGATCGTGCGCGACTGCTACTGCATGTTCTTCCGGCGAGCCCGGCCGGCCAAGGACGCGCCGCGTCCCGACCCGGACAGCAAGGCCGGCCTGCGCGCCCTGGTCGACGGCGACGGCGTCACGCCCGGCGTGACGCCCGGCCTGGTCGGGTACGTCGACGGCGGGCCGGCGGGCTGGATCAGCCTGGGCCCGCGGCCTGACTTCCGGCGGCTGGAGCGGTCCCGCGTCATGAAGCAGGTCGACGACACCCCGGTCTGGTCGGTGGTCTGCACGTTCGTCGCGAGGCCGTTCCGCGGCCGGGGCGTCCAGCACCGGTTGCTCGCGGCCGCCGTCGAGCACGCCCGCGACCACGGGGCCGGCATGCTCGAGGCGTACCCCGTCGACAAGCCGGAGCGCAGCCATCCCGACTCCATGTTCGTCGGCTCGCGGTCGCTGTTCGAGCGGGCCGGCTTCACCGAGGTGGTGCGCCGGTCCCCGACCCGGGTGACGATGCGCCTCGCGCTCCGCTGACCGCACCGGCCCAGATCGGGACAATGCACCAAGCCGGCCCAGAACGCAATGTGCGTACGACGTACGCGTACGGTGTACGCTGTCGCCATGACCATCCTCGTCACCGGTGCGACCGGAAGCGTCGGCCGCCTCGTCGTCGACCACCTGCTCACCCGCGGCGCCACCGACGTGCGCGCCCTCGTCCGCGACCCCGCGAAGGCCACACTGCCCGCCGGCGTCGACGTCGCGACCGGCTACGTCGCCGAACCCGAGTCGCTGGACGCCGCCTTCGACGGCGTCGACCGCATGTACCTCACGTCCTACACCGACACCGCCGCGGAGGTCCTCGCCCGCGCCAAGAAGGGCGGCGTGCGCCACGTCGTCAGCCTGTCCGGCGAGCGGGAGAGCTGGTGGGGCTCGATCGTCGACGACGTCGAGGCGTCCGGGCTCGAGTGGACGCACCTGTGGCCGGGCGAGTTCATGGAGAACACGACGATCTGGACCGACCAGATCCGCACCACGAGCCAGGTCCGCGACGGCTACGCGGCCTCCGCCAACGCCGCCATCGCGATGGACGACGTCGCCGCGGTCGCCGCCGTCACGCTCACCGAAAACGGCCACGTCGGGCGGGCGTACCCGCTCACCGGGCCCGAGACGCTGACGCGCGCCGAGAAGGTCGCGCTCATCGGCCGGGCCCTCGGCCGCGACGTCCCCTACGTCGAACTCAGCCGCGACGATGCGATCGCCGAGCTCACAGCGTCGATGGGCGAGTACGCCGAGTGGTACGTCGACGGCGAGGGCCAACAGGTCGAGCACCCGCAGCAGCCCACCACTGCTGTCGCCGAGGTGCTCGGCCGACCGGCCACGACCTTCGCCGACTGGGCCGTGCGCCACGCGGACCTGTTCCGCTGACCCGCGCCGCATTACAGTCGATATGTGACGGTCATCGTTCTGCTCATCGCGCTGGTCGTGGCGCTCATCCTCACGGTGACGGTCGTCTATGCGCGGCAGCCGGCGTCCGGTACCGGGCGCGTCCGCCGGTACCGGCGCCGCATCCGCGTGGCGCCGCTGTTCCGGCTGGAGCGACTCAGCCAGCACCGCTACGTCCTGCGCAACGACGGCGGCACGCCCGCCTACGACGTCCAGCTCGACACCGGTGACCTCACCGTCACCGAGGGCGAGACCCACCTGCGCGAGTTCGGCCCGCGACACGCCGAACAGCTGCTGCTGATCCAGCCGATGCACGGCCGGGTGGCCGACCTCGTGGTGCGCTGGCGCGCCCGTCCTGGCGACGACGCGGTGCAGGTCACGCCGCTGCCGCTGGACATCGAGGCGGCCTCCGAAGGGCAGGACGCCTGACTCGCCGGCCCGCGCGGCACGCGGGATTCGACCGCGGCGACTCACCGCCGCGGATGATGACTTAAGGTCGTCCAATGCTTGGCCTGCCGGACCACATCAAGGCGTGCCTGTTCGATCTGGACGGGGTGCTCACTCCCACGGCGGAAGTGCACAAAATCGCCTGGAAAGCGACGTTCGACGCGTATCTGCGCGACCACGCGCAGCGCACCGACGACGCCTTCGTCCCCTTCGATCTCGAGCGCGAGTACAACGTCTACGTCGACGGCAAGTCACGTGCCGACGGCGTACGGTCGTTCCTCGCCGCACGCGGCATCAC is from Jiangella alkaliphila and encodes:
- a CDS encoding SAV_915 family protein, with the translated sequence MEHSQPLFVPVRSAGPAPSPCIAVVTARLPEGGRVGLAFTSVEALAAAMGRSQPWIRLSLAAERALLAPLGVSRIQVDPALVAPPVPATTSRALAGARHAA
- a CDS encoding Lrp/AsnC family transcriptional regulator; protein product: MRRELDAVDRVILGQLLRIGRSPLHILARRAGLSVSAMSVRVRRLEEAGVIAGFRAQLDLDAVGRPLQAVVRVGLAPETERPIFEKWLSGRSAVTAAWQLAGDADYVVHLACRDVADLDDELRELTEHGGAERTPTSMVLHAVPDLGEHLTD
- a CDS encoding GNAT family N-acetyltransferase, translating into MAYAFETRPLTAATWPDLEELFEVRGNAIVRDCYCMFFRRARPAKDAPRPDPDSKAGLRALVDGDGVTPGVTPGLVGYVDGGPAGWISLGPRPDFRRLERSRVMKQVDDTPVWSVVCTFVARPFRGRGVQHRLLAAAVEHARDHGAGMLEAYPVDKPERSHPDSMFVGSRSLFERAGFTEVVRRSPTRVTMRLALR
- a CDS encoding NAD(P)H-binding protein; amino-acid sequence: MTILVTGATGSVGRLVVDHLLTRGATDVRALVRDPAKATLPAGVDVATGYVAEPESLDAAFDGVDRMYLTSYTDTAAEVLARAKKGGVRHVVSLSGERESWWGSIVDDVEASGLEWTHLWPGEFMENTTIWTDQIRTTSQVRDGYAASANAAIAMDDVAAVAAVTLTENGHVGRAYPLTGPETLTRAEKVALIGRALGRDVPYVELSRDDAIAELTASMGEYAEWYVDGEGQQVEHPQQPTTAVAEVLGRPATTFADWAVRHADLFR